A single region of the Nocardioides aquaticus genome encodes:
- a CDS encoding ABC transporter ATP-binding protein — protein MSAGPLPTAPSGPVPGAPGPSTTGAAVEVHDLHVRFGAVEAVGGISLTATAGRATALLGRNGAGKSTTMRVLAGVVPATSGDVRVGGLDVRRERLAVQRLVGYCPDVGGLVPRATPWEHLQLAGRLRRLGPGWEDRARDLLERFELGGVAHRTTSGFSHGMGRRLSVVLAAVHEPSVLLLDEPFDGVDPIGVEATFDVVADARARGACVLVSTHLRELAVEVCTEVAVLRAGARVATLPAARMLGEDGAREYRSLLD, from the coding sequence GTGAGCGCCGGCCCCCTCCCCACCGCCCCCTCCGGGCCCGTCCCCGGGGCCCCCGGCCCGAGCACCACGGGCGCCGCGGTCGAGGTCCATGACCTCCACGTCCGCTTCGGTGCCGTCGAGGCCGTCGGCGGGATCAGCCTGACCGCCACCGCCGGTCGCGCGACCGCGCTGCTCGGCCGCAACGGCGCCGGCAAGTCGACCACCATGCGGGTGCTCGCCGGGGTCGTGCCGGCCACCTCGGGCGACGTCCGCGTCGGCGGCCTCGACGTGCGGCGGGAGCGGCTGGCCGTCCAGCGCCTGGTCGGCTACTGCCCCGACGTCGGCGGCCTGGTGCCCCGGGCCACGCCGTGGGAGCACCTCCAGCTCGCGGGTCGGCTGCGGCGGCTCGGACCCGGCTGGGAGGACCGCGCCCGCGACCTGCTGGAGCGCTTCGAGCTCGGCGGCGTCGCGCACCGGACCACCTCCGGCTTCTCCCACGGCATGGGGCGCCGGCTCTCGGTCGTGCTGGCCGCCGTGCACGAGCCGTCGGTGCTGCTGCTCGACGAGCCCTTCGACGGGGTCGACCCGATCGGGGTCGAGGCCACCTTCGACGTCGTGGCCGACGCGCGCGCCCGCGGCGCCTGCGTGCTGGTCTCGACCCACCTGCGCGAGCTGGCCGTCGAGGTCTGCACCGAGGTGGCGGTGCTGCGCGCCGGTGCCCGGGTGGCCACGCTGCCCGCGGCCCGGATGCTCGGGGAGG